The Pseudomonas sp. TH06 genome has a window encoding:
- a CDS encoding contractile injection system protein, VgrG/Pvc8 family, which translates to MFDQVYESSFRLDVAGLSDPFEVLAFTGSEALSEPFAFEIDVLIDDPQLDLAGLLYRGAYLCFGPSGEGVHGQLQSLVQHEHGLGSRLCRIRLGPKLGCLDLRISQRIFSGRTVPQIIEQVLREHGIVGAQRRFELHGEYPARTFCTQYRESDLQLLQRLCAQARIHYFFEHGRDRHCLVFGDDQAQLPLAGAALYQDAHDGHNVAPSVHHWQFEETLQADSRQAQRAEGRSDLTTLRSGQWLRLVGHPFAECNRQWLLTRIEHCVDPSLDLPYANRLFAAAQLSPATVPAPSRLRMHSLQRAWVVTVDEPQPDRLRPVAVQFDWLYQGEGAAPSHCWLPLAPALAEAPLAALGDGVEVVVSFFEGDPDQPMISGVLQAPIAVAGITDDPPLPLPDKLVSEGLQQLLVSGEPLLLLCLIPGGGSFSRCAEAVCSCRLMASLEQSGAT; encoded by the coding sequence ATGTTCGATCAAGTCTACGAGTCGTCGTTTCGTCTCGATGTAGCGGGCCTGTCCGACCCTTTCGAAGTCCTGGCCTTTACCGGTAGCGAAGCCCTCAGCGAACCCTTTGCGTTCGAAATCGATGTGTTGATCGATGATCCGCAACTGGATCTCGCCGGTCTGCTTTACCGTGGCGCGTATTTGTGTTTCGGGCCGTCGGGGGAGGGTGTGCACGGGCAATTGCAGAGCCTTGTCCAGCATGAACACGGGCTCGGTTCGCGGTTGTGCCGGATTCGTCTGGGGCCGAAACTCGGTTGCCTCGATCTGCGTATCAGTCAGCGAATCTTCAGTGGCCGTACGGTGCCGCAGATCATCGAGCAAGTGCTCAGGGAGCATGGGATTGTCGGCGCTCAGCGACGCTTCGAGCTGCACGGCGAATACCCGGCCCGCACGTTCTGCACGCAATACCGTGAATCGGATCTGCAACTGCTTCAGCGTCTGTGCGCGCAGGCGCGGATTCACTACTTCTTCGAACACGGCCGCGACCGGCATTGTCTGGTGTTCGGCGATGATCAGGCGCAGTTGCCCTTGGCAGGCGCCGCGCTGTATCAGGATGCACACGATGGTCATAACGTCGCCCCCTCGGTGCATCACTGGCAATTTGAAGAAACGTTGCAGGCGGATTCGCGGCAGGCGCAACGTGCCGAAGGGCGCAGTGACCTGACCACGTTGCGCAGCGGCCAATGGTTGCGCTTGGTCGGTCATCCGTTCGCCGAGTGCAATCGTCAGTGGTTGTTGACCCGCATTGAACATTGCGTTGATCCATCCCTCGATCTGCCTTATGCCAACCGGCTGTTTGCCGCTGCGCAGCTGTCGCCTGCGACGGTTCCGGCACCGTCACGGCTGCGCATGCACAGCCTGCAACGGGCCTGGGTGGTGACGGTCGACGAGCCGCAGCCCGACCGTTTGCGGCCGGTGGCGGTGCAGTTCGACTGGCTCTATCAGGGCGAGGGCGCGGCGCCGAGTCACTGTTGGCTGCCGCTCGCGCCGGCCTTGGCCGAGGCGCCATTGGCGGCACTGGGCGATGGGGTCGAGGTGGTGGTCAGCTTCTTTGAAGGCGACCCGGATCAACCGATGATCAGCGGCGTCTTGCAAGCGCCGATTGCTGTCGCGGGCATCACCGATGATCCACCGTTACCGCTGCCGGACAAATTGGTCAGTGAAGGTTTGCAGCAGTTGCTGGTGTCTGGCGAGCCGTTGTTACTGCTATGCCTGATTCCGGGCGGCGGCAGTTTCAGCCGCTGCGCAGAGGCCGTGTGCAGTTGTCGGCTGATGGCTTCGCTTGAACAGAGCGGTGCAACATGA
- a CDS encoding DUF4136 domain-containing protein, producing MFRRLALLAMAALLSACAANQVNHDFDASRDFAAYRSWSWKEPALQYRPDDPRIKSDLTEQRIRQAVADQLDQRGLRPAAAGAKGDLSVQTYLIVEDRQQQVTTNYGGGWGGPWNGYWGAPMYNETRNITYKVATIQIDLLDGKDGKLVWRGSDEQMLASKPNPEDRSNAIRETVTRILANYPPR from the coding sequence ATGTTCCGCCGTCTCGCTTTACTGGCCATGGCCGCGCTGCTCAGTGCCTGCGCCGCCAACCAGGTCAACCATGACTTCGATGCCAGCCGCGACTTTGCCGCCTATCGCAGCTGGAGCTGGAAAGAGCCCGCCCTGCAATACCGCCCCGATGATCCACGGATCAAGAGTGACCTGACCGAACAGCGCATCCGCCAGGCCGTTGCCGATCAGCTCGATCAGCGTGGCTTGCGCCCTGCTGCCGCCGGCGCCAAAGGTGACTTGAGCGTACAGACCTACCTGATTGTCGAGGATCGTCAGCAGCAGGTGACGACCAACTACGGCGGCGGTTGGGGTGGCCCGTGGAATGGCTATTGGGGCGCGCCGATGTACAACGAAACGCGCAACATCACCTACAAGGTGGCGACCATCCAGATCGACCTGCTCGACGGCAAGGACGGCAAACTGGTGTGGCGCGGCAGCGATGAGCAGATGCTCGCCAGCAAGCCGAATCCGGAGGATCGCAGCAACGCCATTCGCGAGACAGTCACCCGCATCCTCGCCAACTACCCTCCACGTTAA
- the speA gene encoding arginine decarboxylase — translation MSVRRTRKDDGSQWTVADSRSVYGIRHWGAGYFAINDAGRVEVRPNGPSSSPIDLFEQVDQLRKSGLSLPLLVRFPDILQDRVRQLTGAFDSNIERLEYQSKYTALYPIKVNQQEAVIENIIATQDVSIGLEAGSKPELLAVLALAPKGGTIVCNGYKDREFIRLALMGQKLGHNVFIVIEKESEVGLVIDEAASLKVKPQVGLRVRLSSLASSKWADTGGEKSKFGLSAAQLLSVVERFRAAGLDQGIRLLHFHMGSQIANLADYQHGFKEAIRYYGELRNLGLPVDHIDVGGGLGVDYDGTHSRNASSINYDMDDYAGVVVGMLKEFCDAQSLPHPHIFSESGRSLTAHHAMLVVQVTDVEKHNDEIPLIENKENLPETVQWLVDLLGPTDIEMVTETYWRATHYMSDVAAQYADGKLTLAEKALAEQCYFAVCRRLHNSLKARQRSHRQVLDELNDKLADKYICNFSVFQSLPDTWAIDQVLPIIPLHRLDEEPLRRAVLQDLTCDSDGKINQYVDEQSIETSLPVHGLNEGEDYLLGVFLVGAYQEILGDMHNLFGDTDSVNIYQNADGSVYHAGIETHDTIEDMLRYVHLSPEELMTHYRDKCASARISASERTQFLDALRLGLTRSSYLSS, via the coding sequence ATGTCCGTACGACGCACACGCAAAGACGATGGCAGCCAATGGACAGTTGCGGACAGCCGCAGTGTTTACGGGATTCGCCATTGGGGGGCCGGGTATTTCGCGATCAATGACGCCGGTCGCGTCGAAGTTCGTCCGAACGGCCCGAGCAGTTCGCCTATCGACCTGTTCGAGCAAGTCGACCAACTGCGCAAGAGCGGTTTGTCGTTGCCGTTGCTGGTTCGTTTCCCCGACATCCTGCAAGACCGTGTTCGCCAGTTGACCGGTGCTTTCGACTCGAACATCGAGCGTCTGGAATACCAGAGCAAGTACACCGCGCTGTACCCGATCAAGGTCAACCAGCAAGAAGCGGTGATCGAGAACATCATCGCCACCCAGGACGTTTCCATCGGTCTGGAAGCCGGCTCCAAGCCTGAGCTGCTGGCCGTGCTGGCACTGGCGCCGAAGGGCGGCACCATCGTCTGCAACGGTTACAAGGACCGCGAGTTCATCCGTCTGGCGCTGATGGGCCAGAAACTCGGCCACAACGTGTTCATCGTGATCGAGAAAGAATCCGAAGTCGGTCTGGTGATCGACGAAGCCGCTTCGCTGAAGGTCAAGCCGCAGGTCGGTCTGCGCGTGCGTCTGTCGTCGCTGGCTTCGTCGAAGTGGGCGGACACCGGTGGCGAGAAATCCAAGTTCGGTCTGTCGGCGGCGCAGTTGCTGTCGGTGGTCGAGCGCTTCCGCGCTGCCGGTCTGGATCAGGGCATTCGCCTGCTGCACTTCCACATGGGCTCGCAAATCGCCAACCTGGCTGACTATCAGCACGGCTTCAAGGAAGCGATCCGTTACTACGGCGAGCTGCGCAACCTCGGTCTGCCGGTCGATCACATCGACGTCGGTGGCGGTCTGGGCGTCGACTACGACGGCACGCACTCGCGCAACGCCAGTTCGATCAACTACGACATGGACGATTACGCTGGTGTCGTGGTCGGGATGCTCAAGGAATTCTGCGACGCGCAGAGCCTGCCGCATCCGCACATCTTCTCCGAAAGCGGCCGCTCGCTGACCGCCCACCACGCGATGCTGGTGGTGCAGGTGACCGACGTCGAGAAACACAACGACGAAATCCCGCTGATCGAAAACAAGGAAAACCTGCCGGAAACCGTGCAGTGGCTGGTTGACCTGCTGGGTCCGACCGACATTGAAATGGTCACCGAAACCTACTGGCGCGCCACGCACTACATGAGCGATGTTGCCGCACAGTATGCCGACGGCAAACTGACCCTGGCCGAGAAAGCCCTGGCCGAGCAGTGCTACTTTGCCGTGTGCCGTCGCCTGCACAACTCGCTGAAGGCGCGTCAGCGTTCGCACCGTCAGGTGCTCGACGAACTCAACGACAAACTGGCCGACAAGTACATCTGCAACTTCTCGGTATTCCAGAGCCTGCCGGATACCTGGGCGATCGATCAGGTGCTGCCGATCATCCCGCTGCACCGTCTTGACGAAGAGCCGCTGCGCCGCGCGGTGCTGCAGGATCTGACCTGCGACTCCGACGGCAAGATCAACCAGTACGTCGACGAGCAAAGCATCGAGACCAGTCTGCCGGTACACGGTTTGAATGAGGGCGAAGACTACCTGCTGGGCGTGTTCCTGGTCGGCGCCTATCAGGAAATCCTCGGCGACATGCACAACCTGTTCGGTGATACCGACTCGGTGAACATCTACCAGAACGCCGATGGCAGCGTGTACCACGCCGGCATCGAGACCCACGACACCATCGAAGACATGCTGCGTTACGTGCACTTGTCGCCGGAAGAACTGATGACTCACTACCGCGACAAGTGCGCCAGTGCCCGCATCAGTGCCAGCGAGCGCACGCAATTTCTCGATGCCTTGCGTCTGGGCCTGACCCGCTCCTCCTACCTGTCTTCCTGA
- a CDS encoding MazG-like family protein, whose amino-acid sequence MNLVELTERLHAIRDRNDWRQFHSPKNLAMAASVEMSELVEIFQWLTEDQSRQLPADKLAHAGQEVGDIVLYLLLLCSELGLDMNEVVRSKLADSERRFS is encoded by the coding sequence ATGAACCTTGTTGAACTGACCGAACGCCTGCACGCCATTCGCGACCGCAATGACTGGCGGCAATTTCACAGCCCGAAAAACCTCGCCATGGCCGCCAGCGTCGAAATGTCTGAGCTGGTGGAGATCTTCCAATGGCTGACGGAAGACCAGTCGCGCCAGTTGCCGGCGGACAAACTCGCCCACGCCGGGCAGGAAGTCGGCGACATCGTCCTGTATCTGTTACTGCTGTGCAGCGAGTTGGGGTTGGACATGAATGAAGTGGTGCGCAGCAAGCTCGCCGACAGCGAACGGCGGTTCAGCTGA
- a CDS encoding MATE family efflux transporter — translation MSNLIADWRDRPTHRKVWALAAPMILSNISVPLVALVDSTVIGHLPHAHQLGAVAVGASLYTFLAWAMGFLRMGTTGFAAQAAGRSDGAALRQILLQGLLLAMGLALVLGTLGVPLSGVALHFMQPSAALDQLTRDFFHTRLFGLPAALASYALVGWFLGTQNARAPLAILLTTNLINIILNLWFVIGLDWGVVGSARASVIAEWCGALLGLLLTRNALRAYPGHIVWAALKLWQSWRPLLAVNRDIFIRSLALQSVFFLITVQGARLGDATVAANALLLNGLLLTAHALDGLAHAVEALCGHAIGARDRLALRRSLVVAGGWSLIASLGFALLFLLAGHLFIEMQTNIQSVRDTAFIYLPYLAVLPLIAVWSYLLDGLFIGATRAREMRNGMLMTVVLLVPFAWLLQGLGNHGLWITFLLFMVLRSLTLGAQAWWLKRNDGWFNGAAH, via the coding sequence ATGTCCAACCTGATTGCCGACTGGCGCGACCGCCCGACCCACCGCAAGGTCTGGGCGCTGGCCGCGCCGATGATCCTGTCGAATATTTCCGTACCGCTGGTGGCGCTGGTCGACAGCACCGTCATCGGCCATTTGCCGCACGCCCATCAACTCGGCGCGGTGGCGGTCGGCGCCAGCCTGTACACCTTCCTGGCCTGGGCCATGGGTTTTCTGCGCATGGGCACCACCGGTTTCGCAGCTCAGGCCGCCGGGCGCAGCGACGGTGCGGCGTTGCGGCAGATCCTCTTGCAGGGGTTGTTGCTGGCGATGGGGCTGGCGCTGGTGCTCGGCACCTTGGGCGTGCCGCTGAGCGGTGTGGCGCTGCACTTCATGCAGCCGTCGGCGGCGCTTGATCAACTCACTCGCGACTTTTTCCACACCCGACTGTTCGGCCTGCCGGCAGCGCTCGCCAGTTATGCGCTGGTCGGCTGGTTCTTGGGCACCCAGAACGCGCGGGCGCCGTTGGCGATTCTGCTGACCACCAACCTGATCAACATCATTCTCAATCTGTGGTTCGTCATCGGTCTGGATTGGGGTGTGGTCGGCTCGGCCCGGGCCTCGGTGATCGCTGAATGGTGCGGTGCCCTGCTCGGCCTGCTGCTGACGCGCAACGCACTGCGCGCCTATCCCGGGCATATCGTCTGGGCCGCACTCAAGCTGTGGCAGAGCTGGCGACCGCTGCTGGCGGTCAATCGCGACATTTTCATTCGCAGCCTGGCGCTGCAATCGGTGTTTTTCCTGATCACCGTGCAAGGCGCGCGGCTCGGCGATGCGACGGTCGCCGCCAACGCCCTGTTGCTCAACGGACTGCTGTTGACGGCCCATGCGCTGGACGGACTGGCCCACGCGGTCGAGGCGTTGTGCGGCCACGCCATCGGCGCCCGTGATCGCCTCGCCTTACGCCGTTCGCTGGTGGTTGCCGGTGGCTGGTCACTGATTGCCAGTCTCGGCTTTGCCCTGTTGTTTCTGTTGGCCGGGCACCTGTTCATCGAAATGCAGACCAACATCCAAAGCGTGCGCGACACCGCGTTTATCTACCTGCCCTACCTCGCCGTGCTGCCGTTGATTGCGGTGTGGAGCTACTTGCTCGATGGCTTGTTCATCGGCGCCACCCGTGCCCGGGAAATGCGCAACGGCATGCTCATGACCGTGGTTTTGCTCGTGCCGTTCGCCTGGCTGCTGCAAGGTCTGGGCAATCATGGTCTGTGGATAACGTTTCTGCTGTTCATGGTGCTGCGCAGCCTGACCCTCGGGGCGCAAGCCTGGTGGCTCAAGCGCAACGATGGCTGGTTCAACGGCGCCGCTCACTGA
- a CDS encoding DUF4136 domain-containing protein, with translation MKAQSGLLLICLGLAACQGSNPYVAQSRPLPPAPAQAANTFDRSAYPAPPRDYGRYRSWAWLNGQLPPGTAWADSAQVAEAVSNALDQRGLRPLHDNRPADLFVTANLRLETRLRQVQDDYGYYGGYGGYDRYGRGYGMYNTVPIVRTYQEQVVVVRVDLFDAGTGQPVWSASAETANKGSQIDRTDAIREAVEKAMSAYPPS, from the coding sequence ATGAAAGCACAATCGGGGTTATTGCTGATCTGTCTGGGGTTGGCCGCGTGCCAGGGCAGTAACCCCTACGTGGCGCAGTCGCGGCCCCTGCCGCCAGCGCCGGCGCAAGCCGCCAATACTTTCGATCGCAGCGCTTACCCGGCGCCACCGCGTGATTATGGGCGTTACCGCAGTTGGGCCTGGCTCAACGGGCAATTGCCGCCGGGCACGGCCTGGGCGGATTCGGCGCAAGTTGCCGAAGCGGTGAGCAATGCGCTGGATCAACGTGGCTTGCGTCCGCTGCACGACAATCGTCCGGCTGACTTGTTCGTCACCGCCAATCTGCGTCTGGAAACCCGCTTGCGTCAGGTGCAGGACGATTACGGCTACTACGGTGGATATGGCGGCTATGATCGTTATGGTCGCGGTTACGGCATGTACAACACCGTGCCGATCGTGCGCACGTATCAGGAGCAGGTTGTGGTGGTGCGGGTCGATCTGTTCGACGCCGGCACTGGCCAGCCGGTGTGGAGTGCCAGCGCCGAGACCGCGAACAAGGGCAGCCAGATCGATCGCACCGATGCGATTCGCGAGGCTGTCGAAAAGGCCATGTCGGCGTATCCTCCCAGCTAG
- a CDS encoding pilus assembly protein TadG-related protein, which produces MSPRSQFNGPARQRGAIGLMAAATLSLALVMMLLVVDSGRLYMEQRKLQRVVDNSALEAVSRGGNCLPGLTAATYAGQSAVRNGYVVDTNNTLATTCGTLLTAATGLRTFTVDATQSAAVKVVASRTVITSFAGGVQALFSNTPISLNTTLNASAVAAKPQPTVAQLNIRSTLASIDTAQSNILNPLFSGLLGGNVNLTALGWDGLLNTDINLLKYLDQLAINLNVAAGNYTQLLNTQATVTQLIQAAATVVQLNGATATVITALGQLQIAAINAAPVKLGDILQLQTGTTAAGLDANLQLLQLIQGVVQLANSKSAVAATLPISVLGLANVTVRVKVIEPPQFSAIGDPARAKANPTGADRIYVRTAQIRTLISVNLPVLNGVTGLVNAVLGLVGTLTPTLNALLSLNLVATLNSVGCLLGAGCQQLDPLLLPSPEIDIALDAGGAISYVTDYSCPTDTTGTKSLTAHTITSVADLKVGKIDPTNAFSSAAEPTVKPLPLVDLGTVTCHKILGIGSCDESTHVQYGAGGIAIMVNSSVVQNTQDLLYSSSTPFATPANLKLPPSVITAAPSSNIVNSLANTLAGINLIVYKPQGSNPLGSIVTGVASLISDVTTILQPLITNLLSPLLDPLLNNLLKSLGVNLMDVDVGANMTCGQTGKAYLVI; this is translated from the coding sequence ATGTCGCCTCGTTCGCAATTCAACGGCCCGGCGCGACAGCGCGGGGCGATCGGTCTGATGGCAGCCGCCACCCTGAGTCTGGCGCTGGTGATGATGTTGTTGGTGGTCGATAGCGGTCGGCTGTACATGGAACAACGCAAACTGCAGCGTGTGGTGGATAACTCCGCGCTGGAAGCTGTCAGTCGCGGTGGCAATTGCTTGCCGGGGCTGACAGCCGCCACTTACGCCGGGCAAAGCGCCGTGCGCAATGGCTATGTGGTCGACACCAACAACACCCTTGCCACCACCTGCGGCACCTTGCTGACAGCGGCCACCGGGCTGCGCACGTTCACGGTCGATGCGACGCAGTCGGCGGCGGTCAAAGTGGTCGCCAGTCGCACGGTCATCACCAGTTTTGCCGGCGGCGTACAGGCTTTGTTCAGTAATACGCCAATCAGCCTCAATACCACGCTGAATGCCTCCGCCGTCGCTGCAAAACCGCAGCCGACCGTCGCTCAACTGAACATCCGCAGCACCTTGGCGAGCATCGATACTGCGCAGTCGAACATCCTCAATCCGCTGTTTTCGGGGCTGCTCGGCGGCAACGTCAATCTCACCGCGCTGGGATGGGATGGCTTGCTCAATACCGACATCAACCTGCTCAAATACCTCGACCAACTGGCGATCAACCTCAACGTCGCCGCCGGTAACTACACGCAGTTGCTCAACACTCAGGCGACGGTGACCCAACTGATTCAGGCTGCCGCGACGGTGGTTCAACTCAATGGCGCCACCGCGACGGTGATTACCGCGCTGGGCCAACTGCAAATAGCCGCAATCAACGCCGCACCGGTCAAGCTCGGCGACATTCTGCAACTGCAGACCGGCACCACTGCTGCGGGTCTGGACGCCAATCTGCAATTGCTGCAATTGATTCAAGGCGTGGTGCAACTGGCCAACAGCAAAAGTGCAGTGGCGGCGACCTTGCCGATCAGCGTGCTGGGTCTGGCGAATGTCACGGTGCGGGTCAAAGTCATCGAGCCGCCGCAGTTTTCCGCGATCGGCGACCCGGCGCGGGCCAAGGCCAACCCGACGGGGGCTGACCGGATTTATGTGCGCACCGCGCAGATTCGCACCCTGATCTCGGTGAATCTGCCGGTGCTGAATGGGGTAACCGGGCTGGTCAATGCGGTGCTGGGCCTGGTCGGTACATTGACGCCGACGTTGAATGCGCTGCTGAGCCTGAATCTGGTCGCTACGCTCAACTCCGTCGGCTGTCTACTCGGCGCCGGATGCCAACAGCTTGATCCATTGTTGCTGCCTTCACCGGAAATCGACATTGCCCTGGATGCTGGCGGCGCGATCAGTTATGTCACCGACTACAGCTGCCCGACTGATACCACGGGCACCAAGAGTCTGACGGCCCACACCATCACTTCGGTTGCAGATCTGAAAGTAGGCAAGATCGACCCGACCAACGCGTTTTCATCGGCCGCCGAGCCGACGGTCAAGCCGTTGCCGCTGGTCGATCTCGGCACCGTAACCTGTCACAAGATTCTCGGGATCGGCAGTTGTGACGAAAGCACCCATGTTCAATACGGTGCCGGGGGGATCGCGATCATGGTCAACAGCAGTGTCGTGCAGAACACACAGGATCTGTTGTATTCGAGCAGCACGCCATTCGCCACGCCGGCCAACCTCAAACTGCCGCCGAGCGTTATCACTGCCGCGCCGTCGAGCAATATCGTCAACAGCCTGGCCAACACATTGGCAGGGATCAATCTGATTGTTTATAAACCGCAGGGCAGTAATCCGCTGGGATCGATCGTCACCGGCGTGGCCAGCCTGATCAGCGATGTCACGACCATTCTGCAACCACTGATCACCAATCTGCTGAGCCCACTCCTCGACCCGTTGCTCAACAACTTGCTGAAAAGCCTCGGCGTCAACCTGATGGACGTCGACGTCGGCGCCAACATGACTTGCGGCCAGACCGGCAAAGCCTATCTGGTGATCTAG
- a CDS encoding alpha/beta hydrolase: MRAFFRQGIGALIGAVVLLALSACSPVKLLNAMTPDSTFKKTADIAYGDDPRQKLDVYVPRQALTDAPVVVFFYGGSWNSGAREDYSFVGEALASRGIVAVVADYRLYPQVRYPLFLEDGARAVAWTRAHIREYSGNPQRLYLMGHSSGGYNAAMLALDGSLLDAVGMSPKDLSGWIGLAGPYDFLPIKNRDVRPVFFWPDSPPQSQPINHVSHGAPPALLIAASKDDLVNPTRNTGGLARKLREAGVPVQDLYYSRPSHITLVATLSRPLRRLAPVLDQVVGFVEHTPTQ, encoded by the coding sequence ATGAGAGCTTTTTTTCGGCAAGGGATTGGCGCGCTGATCGGCGCTGTAGTGCTATTGGCGCTGAGCGCCTGTTCGCCGGTGAAACTGCTCAACGCCATGACGCCGGACAGCACCTTCAAGAAAACCGCAGACATTGCGTATGGCGACGATCCTCGGCAAAAACTCGATGTGTACGTGCCACGGCAGGCGCTGACGGATGCGCCGGTGGTGGTGTTCTTCTACGGTGGCAGCTGGAACAGCGGTGCGCGCGAAGACTACAGTTTTGTCGGCGAGGCGCTGGCGTCTCGCGGCATCGTCGCGGTCGTGGCGGATTATCGGTTGTATCCGCAGGTGCGTTATCCCCTGTTTCTTGAGGATGGCGCGCGGGCGGTGGCCTGGACCAGGGCGCACATTCGCGAATATTCCGGCAATCCGCAGCGCTTGTATCTGATGGGGCACAGTTCGGGTGGCTACAACGCGGCGATGCTGGCGCTCGATGGCAGCTTGCTCGACGCGGTGGGCATGTCACCGAAGGATCTCAGTGGCTGGATCGGTCTGGCAGGGCCTTACGATTTTCTGCCGATCAAGAATCGCGATGTGCGTCCGGTGTTTTTCTGGCCGGACTCACCGCCGCAATCGCAGCCGATCAACCATGTCAGTCACGGCGCGCCGCCCGCCCTGCTGATCGCAGCGAGCAAGGATGACCTGGTCAACCCGACACGCAACACCGGCGGGCTGGCGCGCAAACTGCGCGAAGCCGGGGTGCCGGTGCAGGATCTGTACTATTCGCGGCCCAGTCACATCACCTTGGTGGCGACGCTGTCGCGACCGTTGCGGCGACTGGCGCCGGTGCTCGATCAAGTGGTCGGCTTCGTCGAGCACACGCCGACTCAGTGA
- a CDS encoding methyltransferase domain-containing protein: MSDRHFDRLATRFAEKIYGGAKGAIRLAVLQADLAEALPDRPLRVLDIGGGLGHMSLWLAERGHDVTFTEPAEPMLEGARQRFGDAGQTATFIQAPWQELLGQLTEPYDLVICHAVLEWLAEPHAILPVLHQLTKPGGWLSLAFYNRDALIYRNLLKGHFKKMRKNDMAGEKQSLTPQQPLDPRELATQLEGLWQVESQSGIRVFHDYMPVEFQARAELVDLLEMELAHRRHPSFAGLGRYLHWICRPI, from the coding sequence ATGAGCGACCGGCATTTCGATCGGTTGGCGACCCGCTTCGCCGAGAAAATCTATGGCGGTGCCAAAGGTGCGATTCGCCTCGCGGTGTTGCAGGCTGACCTCGCCGAAGCACTGCCGGATCGTCCGTTGCGTGTGCTCGACATTGGCGGCGGCCTCGGCCACATGTCGCTCTGGCTGGCCGAACGCGGCCATGACGTGACCTTCACCGAGCCGGCCGAGCCGATGCTCGAAGGCGCCCGCCAGCGCTTCGGCGACGCGGGGCAGACTGCGACGTTCATTCAGGCGCCGTGGCAGGAACTGCTCGGTCAACTCACCGAACCTTACGATTTGGTGATCTGCCATGCGGTGCTGGAATGGCTGGCCGAACCCCACGCGATTCTGCCGGTGCTGCACCAACTGACCAAACCCGGTGGCTGGTTGTCGCTGGCGTTCTACAACCGCGATGCGCTGATTTATCGAAATCTGCTCAAGGGCCATTTCAAGAAGATGCGCAAGAACGACATGGCCGGCGAAAAGCAGAGCCTGACCCCGCAGCAACCCCTCGATCCGCGCGAACTGGCAACGCAACTCGAAGGCCTGTGGCAGGTCGAAAGCCAGAGCGGGATACGGGTTTTCCACGACTATATGCCGGTGGAATTCCAGGCCCGCGCCGAACTTGTGGATTTGCTCGAGATGGAGCTCGCTCACCGTCGTCACCCAAGCTTCGCCGGGCTTGGGCGTTACTTGCACTGGATCTGCCGGCCGATCTGA
- a CDS encoding DUF4123 domain-containing protein, producing MSGAALEPMAQWLLLDGPDAARALTILRQAFPGIRRFWLFEGTEFEPVSEHGPLLVELCDSLALAALCHSDPDTWRGLLLGSEASAPALLSHLQRMLTVSFGLNHRALLSYYNRQTASYFFDACDAGELSRWLGPIRQLRWFGGTWADRAIGSQGWQQLRNPGLVVEPLNIEESLTRRQRERLQTCLLEQHIWRWCQSLGTDYAVMASHVQQGLALGFSDRTVLDGWLWLRLLHPRAVLVSPPEGLTQQERLEHVRRQWRGDPV from the coding sequence ATGAGCGGCGCGGCGCTTGAGCCGATGGCGCAATGGCTGCTGCTCGACGGCCCGGATGCCGCGCGGGCATTGACGATATTACGCCAGGCATTCCCCGGCATACGGCGCTTCTGGCTGTTCGAGGGGACCGAGTTCGAGCCAGTCAGCGAACACGGCCCGTTGCTGGTCGAGCTGTGCGACAGCTTGGCGTTGGCAGCGTTGTGTCACAGCGATCCGGATACCTGGCGCGGGCTGTTGCTCGGCAGCGAGGCATCGGCTCCGGCGTTGCTGAGCCACTTGCAGCGCATGCTCACGGTCTCGTTCGGATTGAACCATCGGGCCTTGCTCAGCTACTACAACCGCCAGACCGCGAGCTATTTTTTCGACGCCTGCGATGCCGGCGAATTGAGCCGCTGGCTCGGGCCGATCCGCCAGTTGCGCTGGTTCGGCGGCACCTGGGCCGACCGTGCGATCGGCAGTCAGGGCTGGCAGCAGTTGCGCAATCCGGGGTTGGTTGTCGAGCCCCTGAACATCGAAGAAAGCCTCACCCGGCGTCAGCGCGAACGCTTGCAGACTTGTCTGCTGGAGCAGCACATCTGGCGTTGGTGCCAATCGCTGGGAACCGACTACGCAGTGATGGCCTCCCATGTTCAACAGGGGCTGGCGCTGGGTTTCAGCGACCGCACCGTGCTCGATGGCTGGCTGTGGCTACGCTTGCTGCATCCGCGTGCCGTGCTGGTGTCGCCACCCGAGGGATTGACCCAGCAGGAGCGGCTTGAGCATGTGCGGCGCCAATGGCGCGGTGATCCGGTTTGA